One stretch of Rhodoferax lithotrophicus DNA includes these proteins:
- a CDS encoding FliO/MopB family protein, giving the protein MMQAWVSVLLFVVLLALVPVGLKWLQRRSIGGLMGQSTASRIVSAIGVGPHQKVVTVEVGPEDARVWLTLGVTAQNITCLHTVAAPVPASTKPFQSSLSLTSEQS; this is encoded by the coding sequence ATGATGCAGGCGTGGGTGTCTGTTTTGTTGTTTGTGGTGCTTCTGGCCTTGGTTCCGGTAGGGCTGAAATGGTTACAGCGTCGATCTATCGGCGGTTTGATGGGGCAGTCCACTGCATCCAGAATTGTGTCGGCTATAGGTGTCGGCCCACATCAAAAGGTGGTCACGGTGGAGGTGGGGCCTGAAGATGCAAGGGTTTGGTTGACCTTGGGTGTGACCGCACAAAACATCACTTGCTTGCACACTGTAGCTGCGCCAGTTCCGGCTTCAACGAAGCCTTTTCAATCATCGCTCAGTCTGACATCGGAGCAGTCTTGA
- a CDS encoding CheR family methyltransferase gives MSVFPSGQFQQDPGLTDVQGREFAWSDADFSRVQALIYQRAGISLHDGKHAMVYSRLSRRLRETGHQSFKAYLSWLEAQDGAEWQEFINALTTNLTSFFREHHHFQVFSEHLKAHKEHTHWRVWCSAASTGEEPYSILMTAVDALGANAPFKLMASDIDSKVLAMASQGVYRLENLKNVTESQLQRYFLKGKASNSGMVRVKPELQRMVEFIMVNLVRDDWPFREPFDMVFCRNVMIYFDAPTQRKVLERIYRVMVPGGLLFVGHAENFSESRDLFVLKGKTVYERR, from the coding sequence ATGTCCGTATTTCCATCAGGTCAGTTTCAGCAAGACCCTGGCTTGACCGATGTGCAAGGCCGTGAGTTTGCTTGGTCAGATGCAGATTTCAGCCGCGTCCAGGCCCTGATCTACCAGCGTGCGGGTATCAGTTTGCACGATGGCAAACATGCCATGGTGTACAGCCGTTTATCGCGACGCTTGAGGGAAACCGGGCACCAGAGTTTCAAGGCCTATCTAAGCTGGCTTGAAGCACAGGATGGTGCCGAGTGGCAAGAATTTATCAATGCCTTAACCACCAACTTGACTTCGTTTTTCCGTGAGCATCACCATTTTCAGGTTTTTAGTGAGCACCTGAAAGCGCATAAAGAACATACACATTGGCGGGTTTGGTGCAGTGCGGCTTCTACCGGTGAAGAGCCTTATTCCATTCTCATGACCGCAGTGGATGCGCTGGGTGCCAATGCGCCATTCAAGTTGATGGCCAGTGACATTGACTCCAAGGTTCTGGCCATGGCCAGTCAAGGTGTTTATCGTCTGGAAAACCTGAAAAACGTAACTGAAAGCCAACTGCAAAGATATTTTTTAAAGGGCAAGGCTTCCAACAGTGGGATGGTTCGTGTCAAACCCGAATTGCAGCGTATGGTGGAGTTCATCATGGTTAACTTGGTGCGCGACGATTGGCCGTTTCGCGAACCCTTTGACATGGTTTTCTGTCGCAATGTCATGATTTATTTTGATGCCCCAACCCAGCGCAAGGTGTTGGAGCGTATCTACCGTGTGATGGTACCTGGGGGTTTATTGTTTGTCGGACATGCTGAAAATTTCAGTGAGTCGCGCGATCTGTTTGTCTTGAAGGGAAAAACCGTGTATGAGCGTCGCTAA
- the fliR gene encoding flagellar biosynthetic protein FliR, producing MITFSEAQLVTWLSPLIWPFLRTLALFTSAPIFSSKAFPVRARIALAFFVALAAQPSLDGQPVISINDPGAFGAVFQQVGVGLSIGFAIRVVLASVELAGEVVGFQMGLGFASFFDPSMGSQSSAVARFFGQMATFMFIVMGGHMMVLMTVIASFTAFPVDQNFLEALKQMKIQQLGADLFSTGLWMSLPMVGMLMFANLALGIVSRVAPQMNIYAIGFPITLTVGLVGMAVTLPMLDAPFLVLMSRAIDIFSLR from the coding sequence GTGATTACCTTTTCAGAGGCGCAACTTGTCACGTGGTTGTCCCCATTGATTTGGCCTTTTCTGCGTACCTTGGCATTATTCACGTCAGCGCCGATTTTTTCTTCCAAGGCGTTTCCAGTCAGGGCGCGTATTGCGCTGGCTTTTTTTGTGGCGTTGGCTGCTCAACCCAGTTTGGATGGACAACCGGTGATCAGCATCAACGATCCTGGTGCGTTTGGTGCTGTTTTCCAACAGGTGGGAGTGGGGTTATCCATCGGTTTTGCCATACGTGTGGTACTGGCTTCTGTTGAGTTGGCTGGTGAGGTGGTGGGGTTTCAGATGGGCTTGGGCTTTGCTTCCTTTTTCGATCCATCCATGGGGTCGCAGTCCAGCGCTGTGGCCCGTTTCTTCGGGCAAATGGCAACCTTCATGTTCATTGTCATGGGTGGCCATATGATGGTGCTGATGACGGTGATCGCCAGCTTCACCGCATTTCCGGTTGATCAGAACTTTCTGGAAGCGCTCAAGCAAATGAAAATCCAGCAGTTGGGTGCAGACCTTTTTTCTACCGGTCTGTGGATGTCTTTGCCCATGGTGGGGATGTTGATGTTTGCCAACTTGGCGCTGGGGATTGTGTCGCGTGTGGCACCACAAATGAATATTTATGCAATCGGATTTCCTATCACCTTGACGGTAGGTCTGGTGGGTATGGCCGTTACTTTGCCCATGCTTGATGCTCCGTTTTTGGTTTTGATGAGTCGAGCCATTGATATTTTTTCACTGAGATGA
- the fliN gene encoding flagellar motor switch protein FliN produces MAIDETPPEDDGMADWAEALMEQNTAESAAAAKTESGGVLSGNSTPSYSGGTDAQINDINRVLDIPVLLSVELGRTKVPIKHILQLGQGSVVELDALAGEPMDVLVNGYLIAQGEVVVVNDKFGIRLTDVVTPSERLRRVSKG; encoded by the coding sequence ATGGCAATTGATGAAACTCCCCCGGAAGATGACGGTATGGCCGACTGGGCTGAAGCGCTCATGGAGCAAAACACGGCTGAAAGTGCCGCAGCAGCCAAAACAGAGTCTGGTGGTGTGTTGTCTGGTAATTCAACCCCTTCCTACTCGGGAGGGACGGATGCGCAGATCAATGACATTAATCGAGTATTAGATATTCCAGTCCTGTTGTCGGTGGAGTTGGGGCGCACCAAGGTGCCTATTAAACACATTTTGCAGCTTGGTCAGGGCTCAGTGGTCGAACTTGATGCTTTGGCAGGAGAGCCCATGGATGTGTTGGTCAATGGCTACCTGATTGCCCAAGGTGAAGTGGTGGTGGTTAATGACAAGTTTGGTATTCGGCTCACTGATGTGGTAACACCATCGGAGCGTTTACGCCGCGTTAGTAAAGGATGA
- a CDS encoding chemotaxis protein CheW, whose product MSAIEKVNDVVSVGAREYLTFRLDREEYGIDILKVQEIRGYEPPTRIANAPSFLKGVVNLRGTIVPIVDMRLKFNCANAQYDAFTVVIILHLHHRIVGIVVDSVSDVMELSPENQRPAPEVDSVIDRDCVIGLGALADRMLILLDIEKLMSGVDMGLVSDPC is encoded by the coding sequence ATGAGTGCAATTGAAAAAGTAAATGATGTGGTGTCTGTTGGAGCCCGTGAGTACCTCACCTTCAGGCTTGACCGTGAAGAGTACGGTATTGACATCTTGAAAGTGCAGGAAATTCGTGGTTACGAGCCACCTACGCGTATTGCCAATGCGCCCTCCTTTCTCAAGGGGGTGGTGAATTTGCGCGGCACGATCGTGCCCATTGTGGACATGCGGTTGAAGTTCAATTGCGCCAACGCCCAATACGATGCGTTCACCGTGGTCATCATTCTTCACTTGCATCACCGTATTGTGGGCATTGTGGTGGACTCGGTCAGCGATGTGATGGAACTTTCCCCTGAAAATCAGCGCCCAGCGCCAGAGGTCGACAGTGTGATTGACCGGGATTGTGTGATTGGTCTGGGTGCGTTGGCAGACCGGATGCTGATCTTGCTTGACATTGAAAAGCTGATGTCTGGTGTAGACATGGGGCTGGTGTCTGACCCCTGTTGA
- a CDS encoding response regulator produces the protein MIRVILCDDHAMVRRGIRDTLSEAVDIQVTAESGSYAEVRDAIRTHACDVLVLDINLPGRGGLEVLTSLRETDSLIKVLMVSMYPEDQYAIRCLKAGAQGYLNKAGDPADLITAVRTVAQGRKYVTPTVAQMLVDNLNTPESSSPHASLSERELQTLLKIASGKRLSDIAQELMLSPKTVSVYRSRVLEKLKLSNNSELTVYAIRNGLV, from the coding sequence ATGATTCGAGTGATTCTTTGTGATGATCATGCCATGGTACGCCGCGGGATTCGGGACACCTTGTCAGAAGCTGTTGACATCCAGGTGACAGCCGAATCCGGCAGTTATGCCGAAGTACGCGATGCTATCCGCACACATGCATGCGATGTCCTGGTGCTTGACATCAACTTGCCAGGTCGCGGCGGACTTGAAGTGTTAACCAGCTTGCGGGAAACCGACTCTCTTATCAAAGTCCTGATGGTTTCCATGTACCCGGAGGATCAATATGCCATACGCTGCCTGAAAGCAGGGGCGCAAGGCTACTTGAACAAAGCGGGTGATCCGGCTGATCTGATCACAGCGGTACGTACCGTCGCACAAGGGCGCAAATACGTCACACCGACTGTCGCACAAATGCTGGTCGACAATCTCAATACACCAGAGAGCAGTAGCCCACATGCGAGTTTGTCAGAACGTGAATTACAAACTTTGCTGAAAATTGCCTCAGGTAAACGCTTATCAGACATTGCACAAGAACTCATGCTCAGCCCCAAGACTGTGAGTGTTTACAGATCTCGAGTGCTGGAAAAATTGAAACTTTCCAACAACTCCGAATTGACGGTTTACGCGATCCGAAACGGACTTGTCTGA
- a CDS encoding hybrid sensor histidine kinase/response regulator, with amino-acid sequence MSPTSNTPPLRILHLEDSTLDHELVKRALKKAEACVELTRVDTLEDFSLILTQSRFSVILADYRLAGFTALDAWKILQQHHLQTPFVLLSGAIGESAAVAAIKMGISDYLPKEDMGKLWRVLERTIEIHRIQQEKEAADFELAESEKRLASFAEHLQITIEQERAAIAREIHDDIGGSLAAVRFDLAWMSRHTTDTAALSHLSAANDMLTHALEASQRIMMNLRPAVLDQGLVAAVHWLATSFSKRTGLPVTVRAPHKIDGLPKPVQLAAYRTTQEALTNVGKYARCSQVQIELSDTEGVLTLEITDDGVGISEQDLAKVGSFGIRGLKERARTVDGWLDVSAQSGRGTSIILSIPLSPDENNNPGDFDQ; translated from the coding sequence ATGAGTCCAACCTCAAACACCCCCCCTTTACGGATTTTGCATCTGGAAGACTCGACCCTTGATCATGAACTGGTCAAGCGGGCACTTAAGAAAGCCGAAGCTTGCGTGGAACTCACACGCGTTGATACGCTTGAAGACTTTTCCCTCATCCTTACACAATCCAGATTTAGCGTGATTCTGGCTGATTACAGATTGGCGGGGTTTACTGCGCTGGATGCATGGAAGATCCTGCAACAACATCACTTACAGACACCTTTTGTCTTGCTTTCTGGGGCGATTGGTGAATCTGCAGCTGTAGCCGCCATCAAAATGGGTATCAGCGACTACCTACCCAAAGAAGACATGGGCAAGCTCTGGCGAGTGCTGGAGCGAACCATTGAAATACACCGTATCCAGCAGGAGAAAGAAGCCGCTGATTTCGAACTAGCCGAATCAGAAAAACGTCTGGCCAGTTTTGCAGAACATTTGCAAATCACCATAGAGCAAGAACGTGCAGCCATTGCACGTGAAATTCATGATGACATTGGTGGGTCTTTGGCGGCTGTTCGTTTTGACTTGGCATGGATGTCCCGACACACCACAGATACAGCAGCCTTATCACACCTGAGTGCAGCCAATGACATGCTGACACACGCGCTGGAGGCCAGTCAGCGCATCATGATGAACTTGAGGCCTGCGGTGCTTGATCAGGGACTGGTGGCCGCTGTTCACTGGTTGGCCACCAGCTTTTCCAAAAGAACGGGCCTGCCAGTGACTGTTCGTGCCCCTCACAAAATTGATGGCTTGCCAAAACCAGTGCAACTTGCGGCTTACCGAACCACACAAGAAGCGCTCACCAACGTCGGCAAATACGCCCGCTGCTCCCAAGTCCAGATTGAACTCTCTGACACAGAGGGTGTTCTGACTCTGGAGATCACTGATGATGGGGTAGGAATTTCAGAACAAGATCTTGCCAAAGTGGGATCATTTGGTATTCGCGGCCTCAAGGAGCGGGCACGCACAGTAGATGGCTGGCTGGATGTCAGTGCACAGTCCGGACGTGGCACATCTATCATTTTGTCCATTCCTCTTTCACCGGATGAAAACAATAACCCAGGAGACTTCGACCAATGA
- the fliQ gene encoding flagellar biosynthesis protein FliQ has translation MNSQLVLTMGQEALWMLLMISAPVLGVVLVVGLLVSIFQAVTQINEATLAFVPKLIAAIAVFTLAGPWMLGMLVEYIRRTIEAIPASVM, from the coding sequence ATGAATTCGCAATTGGTTTTGACCATGGGGCAAGAAGCTTTGTGGATGTTGTTAATGATTTCAGCGCCAGTGCTAGGTGTTGTTTTGGTGGTGGGATTGTTGGTAAGTATTTTCCAGGCGGTCACGCAAATCAATGAGGCCACTTTGGCATTTGTTCCTAAGTTGATAGCTGCTATCGCTGTATTTACGCTGGCTGGGCCATGGATGTTAGGTATGCTTGTGGAATACATCAGGCGTACCATAGAAGCGATACCTGCATCAGTTATGTAG
- the cheD gene encoding chemoreceptor glutamine deamidase CheD, translating into MSVAKVASARASRIDYLKSLPRNPGEASFFYSDHHFQYDAVKVLPGEYFVSGEDIMIMTVLGSCISACIWDGRIRAGGMNHFMLPEGDGNDGGGRYGSYAMELLINQMLKMGARRETMQAKVFGGAQVMAGFTSMNVGERNTKFVLDYLSTERIPVVSQDVLDIHPRKVCYFPVTGRALVKRLAHSHPETLVVEERKGNAAFMAKTTAGGSVDLF; encoded by the coding sequence ATGAGCGTCGCTAAAGTTGCCAGCGCTCGCGCGTCCAGAATCGACTATTTGAAGTCTTTGCCGCGTAATCCGGGGGAGGCATCCTTTTTTTACAGCGATCATCACTTTCAGTACGATGCCGTCAAGGTACTTCCGGGGGAGTACTTTGTGTCCGGCGAAGACATCATGATCATGACCGTATTGGGTTCTTGTATCTCGGCTTGTATTTGGGACGGTCGCATCAGAGCCGGTGGCATGAATCATTTCATGTTGCCTGAAGGAGATGGGAATGATGGTGGTGGTCGCTATGGCTCTTATGCCATGGAGCTGTTGATCAACCAAATGCTCAAGATGGGTGCTCGGCGTGAAACCATGCAGGCCAAGGTATTTGGCGGTGCGCAGGTCATGGCCGGGTTTACCTCGATGAATGTGGGCGAGCGAAACACCAAATTTGTGCTGGATTACTTGTCTACCGAGCGTATACCGGTGGTGTCACAAGACGTTTTGGACATTCACCCCAGAAAAGTTTGTTATTTTCCTGTGACTGGCAGAGCCTTGGTGAAACGCTTGGCACATTCCCACCCGGAAACGCTGGTTGTCGAAGAGCGCAAAGGCAATGCTGCCTTTATGGCCAAGACCACCGCCGGTGGCTCTGTTGATTTGTTTTGA
- a CDS encoding chemotaxis protein CheW has product MAEVHQDSGGSGADFDLSQFYQIFFEEAGENLDLMEQMLLNLNLETADDEELNGIFRCAHSVKGGAATFGFSDVAELTHQMESLLDRLRRHELQPNSAMVDVLLESADASRGLLARHQAGDTGEGPPTADLVRRIRALVNGETPPVQVAPAAKPVVESEVKSAAVLSVAKPTADGVRHLLITISKMERQEQADALKELFRDIPGLGDIKELPRTATGSRLFEVNTTSTNEDLLDLFVFHVSREQVVIQDKQAEASVETGFGFFEGAPGAPQVAVEPSVVAEPVVQAVEAVQVNVTKSAAKSAPAIGPVGAQPEAATIRVAINKVDQLINLVGELVITQAMLAQNSRALDPALYQQLLTGLTDLDRNTRDLQESVMSIRMIPMSIVFSRFPRMLRDLAGKLGKKVEFVTQGEATELDKGLVEKITDPLTHLVRNSCDHGIELPADRVRAGKSETGTITLSASHQGGSIVIEVRDDGRGMSREKILAKAREKGLDVSDSMTDAEVWQLIFAPGFSTAEVVTDVSGRGVGMDVVKRNITSLNGTVDIESAEGYGMRVSVRLPLTLAIMDGMSVGVGNEVYILPLSSVVESFQVKSEAVSTVGQDAQLVKVRDEYMPVIELEKVFQVPRFDSEKVSDIMVVIEAEGSRVVLLVDELLGQQQVVVKNLESNYRKVPNVSGATILGDGKVALILDTAALVRRSRH; this is encoded by the coding sequence ATGGCTGAAGTGCATCAGGATTCAGGTGGTTCAGGAGCTGACTTTGATTTAAGTCAGTTCTATCAAATTTTCTTTGAGGAAGCTGGCGAAAATCTCGATTTGATGGAGCAGATGTTGCTCAACTTGAATCTGGAAACTGCGGATGATGAAGAGTTGAATGGTATTTTCCGTTGTGCACATTCCGTCAAGGGTGGTGCCGCTACTTTTGGTTTTTCTGATGTCGCTGAATTGACTCATCAGATGGAGTCGCTTTTGGATCGCTTGCGTCGACATGAGTTGCAACCCAACTCTGCGATGGTCGATGTGTTGCTGGAATCAGCAGATGCTTCACGTGGCTTGTTGGCGCGGCATCAGGCTGGAGATACAGGTGAAGGTCCTCCCACTGCAGATCTGGTTCGTCGCATACGTGCCTTGGTCAATGGTGAAACCCCGCCTGTGCAAGTGGCTCCGGCAGCAAAACCTGTTGTGGAGTCTGAGGTTAAGTCAGCAGCTGTCTTGTCAGTGGCCAAGCCAACTGCAGATGGGGTTCGACATCTTTTGATTACCATCAGCAAGATGGAACGTCAGGAGCAAGCCGATGCCTTGAAGGAACTGTTTCGTGATATTCCTGGTTTGGGTGACATCAAAGAGCTTCCAAGAACGGCTACGGGTAGCCGTTTGTTTGAAGTGAACACCACGTCCACCAACGAAGATTTGCTGGATTTGTTTGTGTTTCATGTATCACGTGAACAAGTGGTGATTCAGGATAAACAAGCAGAAGCATCTGTTGAAACCGGTTTTGGTTTTTTTGAGGGTGCCCCAGGCGCACCCCAGGTTGCCGTTGAGCCCTCGGTTGTAGCCGAACCGGTCGTTCAGGCTGTTGAAGCCGTCCAGGTGAATGTGACCAAATCTGCAGCCAAGTCTGCCCCGGCCATAGGTCCTGTGGGCGCTCAGCCAGAAGCGGCCACTATTCGTGTGGCGATTAATAAAGTGGATCAGTTGATCAATCTGGTGGGTGAACTGGTGATCACGCAGGCCATGCTTGCTCAAAACAGTCGTGCGCTGGACCCTGCCTTGTACCAACAGCTATTGACCGGGTTAACCGATTTGGATCGCAACACTCGGGACCTGCAAGAGTCGGTGATGTCGATTCGGATGATTCCCATGTCGATTGTGTTCAGCCGTTTTCCGCGCATGCTGCGTGATTTGGCGGGCAAGTTGGGTAAAAAAGTGGAGTTTGTGACGCAAGGTGAAGCGACAGAGCTTGACAAGGGCCTGGTTGAGAAAATCACCGATCCTCTGACACATTTGGTGCGTAACAGTTGTGATCATGGGATTGAGCTGCCCGCCGATCGTGTACGTGCTGGCAAGTCAGAAACTGGCACCATTACTTTGTCTGCGTCTCATCAAGGCGGATCCATTGTGATTGAGGTACGCGATGATGGGCGCGGCATGTCACGCGAAAAAATTCTAGCCAAAGCCCGAGAGAAGGGGCTGGATGTTTCGGACAGCATGACCGATGCAGAAGTTTGGCAGTTGATTTTTGCGCCTGGATTTTCGACCGCCGAGGTGGTTACAGACGTATCTGGACGCGGTGTGGGTATGGATGTGGTCAAACGGAACATCACCTCGCTCAACGGTACCGTTGACATTGAGTCGGCAGAAGGTTACGGCATGAGGGTGTCGGTGCGTTTGCCGTTAACTTTGGCCATCATGGATGGCATGTCGGTAGGTGTCGGCAATGAGGTGTACATCCTGCCGCTGTCTTCCGTGGTGGAGTCGTTCCAGGTCAAGTCTGAGGCGGTCAGTACCGTGGGTCAGGATGCACAGTTGGTCAAGGTACGTGATGAATACATGCCAGTCATTGAGCTTGAAAAGGTGTTTCAGGTACCTCGATTTGATTCGGAAAAGGTCAGTGACATCATGGTGGTGATTGAGGCGGAAGGTAGTCGTGTGGTGTTGTTGGTGGATGAGTTGCTGGGCCAGCAACAGGTGGTGGTGAAAAACCTCGAGTCCAACTACCGCAAGGTACCTAACGTTTCGGGGGCAACGATTCTTGGCGACGGCAAAGTGGCCTTGATTTTGGACACTGCTGCGTTGGTACGTCGTTCACGGCACTGA
- a CDS encoding response regulator, which produces MPLILAVDDSPSMRKMVSFTLVGAGYQVVEAVDGVDAFEKAQTQVFDLVLTDQNMPRLDGLGLTRKLREHPNFKSTPILMLTTESSDLMKQAGRAAGATGWLVKPFDPIRLIEVIKKVIK; this is translated from the coding sequence ATGCCTTTAATACTCGCTGTAGATGATTCGCCGTCAATGCGCAAGATGGTGTCATTCACTCTGGTTGGTGCCGGGTATCAGGTGGTAGAGGCTGTGGATGGTGTGGATGCGTTTGAGAAAGCACAAACACAGGTTTTTGATCTGGTTTTAACAGACCAAAATATGCCACGCCTAGATGGCTTGGGTTTGACACGCAAGTTGCGTGAGCATCCCAATTTCAAGTCAACGCCCATTTTGATGCTCACCACGGAATCCAGTGATCTCATGAAGCAAGCGGGTCGGGCCGCGGGTGCTACAGGCTGGCTGGTGAAGCCTTTTGACCCTATAAGATTGATAGAAGTCATCAAAAAAGTCATCAAGTAA
- the fliP gene encoding flagellar type III secretion system pore protein FliP (The bacterial flagellar biogenesis protein FliP forms a type III secretion system (T3SS)-type pore required for flagellar assembly.) yields MPVASWSVAVKLFACLLLCLPVFGFAQTGAQLPLLMGTGSNGTSYSVPVQTLLFFTALSFLPAILLMMTGFTRIVIVLSLLRQALGTQSVPPNQVIVGLSLFLTLFVMGPTLDKVYSDAYLPYSNNTLPFDQALLKGEAPMRQFMSKQTRQSDLALFVKLAKLDVSTTASTAPMRVLIPAFVTSELKSAFQIGFMIFIPFLVIDIVVASVLMSLGMMMLSPVLVALPFKLMIFVLADGWNLLLGSLAASFVT; encoded by the coding sequence ATGCCTGTTGCAAGCTGGTCTGTTGCAGTGAAACTTTTTGCTTGCCTGTTGTTGTGTCTACCTGTGTTTGGTTTTGCGCAAACAGGGGCGCAGTTGCCCTTGTTAATGGGGACCGGCAGCAACGGTACAAGTTATTCCGTGCCAGTGCAGACCCTGCTGTTTTTCACAGCGTTGTCGTTTTTACCTGCTATTTTGCTGATGATGACGGGTTTTACACGAATCGTGATTGTCTTGTCGTTGCTGCGCCAAGCACTGGGAACGCAGTCCGTTCCTCCCAACCAGGTGATTGTGGGTCTTTCACTGTTTTTAACGCTGTTTGTCATGGGGCCAACACTGGATAAGGTTTACAGTGATGCTTACCTTCCCTATAGCAACAATACCTTGCCATTTGACCAAGCGTTGTTGAAGGGGGAAGCGCCCATGCGTCAGTTCATGAGCAAACAAACACGTCAGTCAGACTTGGCACTGTTTGTGAAGCTGGCTAAGCTGGATGTCAGTACCACGGCTTCAACTGCACCCATGCGGGTATTGATTCCAGCGTTTGTGACCAGTGAATTGAAGTCAGCTTTCCAAATTGGCTTCATGATCTTCATTCCTTTTTTAGTGATTGACATTGTGGTTGCCAGTGTTCTGATGTCATTGGGCATGATGATGCTCTCACCCGTCCTAGTGGCCTTGCCTTTTAAGCTGATGATTTTTGTGTTGGCAGATGGCTGGAATCTGTTGCTGGGTTCATTGGCCGCCAGTTTTGTGACTTGA
- the fliM gene encoding flagellar motor switch protein FliM: MSESFLSQEEVDALLEGVTGESQKMVEEAAETGEVRPYNISSQERIVRGRMPTMEIVNERFARNLRVGLFNFIRRSPEISVGPVSVQRYSAFLRELAVPTNFNIVAIRPLRGSGLVVCEPALVFGVIESLYGGIGKFQTRIEGRDFSATEQRVINRMVDVITEEYKKAWTGIYPLDLEYQRSEMQPQFANIATPSEIVVSTTFQLEIGEITGAVHICMPYATLEPIRDVLYSSTQGDSIEVDRRWVNVLTQEIQAAQVVLVAELAHADATVEQLLAMRVGDFIELDRQPRIQAKVDGVPIFECQYGTHNAKYALKIEKSLRSNDLNWKGDKHGN, encoded by the coding sequence ATGAGTGAGTCTTTTCTATCACAGGAAGAAGTTGATGCCTTACTTGAGGGTGTCACTGGCGAAAGCCAGAAAATGGTTGAAGAAGCCGCCGAAACTGGTGAAGTCAGACCTTATAACATCTCAAGCCAAGAGCGTATTGTGCGTGGGCGTATGCCCACGATGGAGATTGTGAATGAGCGCTTTGCCAGGAACTTGCGCGTAGGCTTGTTCAACTTTATTCGAAGAAGTCCAGAAATTTCGGTCGGTCCTGTCAGCGTTCAGCGCTATAGCGCTTTCCTGCGAGAGTTGGCTGTGCCGACTAATTTCAATATTGTGGCAATACGCCCCTTGCGTGGTAGTGGTTTGGTGGTGTGTGAGCCAGCGCTTGTGTTTGGTGTGATTGAGTCTTTGTACGGCGGTATTGGAAAATTTCAGACCCGCATTGAAGGGCGGGATTTTTCGGCGACTGAACAGCGGGTGATCAACCGTATGGTGGATGTGATCACCGAGGAATACAAAAAAGCATGGACCGGCATTTACCCGCTTGATTTGGAATATCAGCGTTCGGAAATGCAGCCGCAATTTGCCAATATTGCTACGCCTAGTGAAATTGTGGTGTCAACGACGTTTCAGCTGGAAATCGGTGAAATCACCGGTGCGGTGCACATTTGTATGCCTTATGCCACGTTGGAGCCAATTCGGGATGTGTTGTATTCCTCAACGCAAGGGGACTCCATTGAAGTTGATCGTCGTTGGGTGAATGTGTTAACGCAAGAAATCCAGGCTGCACAGGTTGTATTAGTGGCCGAGCTGGCGCATGCAGATGCCACGGTAGAACAATTGCTTGCTATGAGAGTCGGCGACTTTATTGAATTGGATCGTCAACCTCGTATTCAAGCCAAAGTTGATGGAGTCCCTATTTTTGAGTGTCAGTACGGAACGCACAACGCAAAATATGCGTTGAAAATTGAAAAAAGTTTGAGGAGTAATGACCTCAATTGGAAAGGTGACAAACATGGCAATTGA